A part of Desulfomicrobium baculatum DSM 4028 genomic DNA contains:
- a CDS encoding amino acid ABC transporter permease — MSARLFSLRCRCGTLCSVVAYALTMLCVFWVVLRGAESMGYNWQWYRVPRFILLPDGSPGPLLQGAGITLLVSALGFVGAAVLALGTALLRLSGSVVGQAAARCYLELIRNTPLLVQIFFVYFVLAPAVGLGRLPSAVLALALFEGAYASEIIRAGILAIPRGQWEGALSLGMSRASVYMQVILPQALRNILPPLTSQAVSLIKDSALVSTIAIYDLTMHGQAIIAETFLSFEIWSVVAAIYLVFTVTLSSLARLLEKRSSSPHLEGSCTE; from the coding sequence ATGTCAGCCAGACTTTTTTCCTTAAGGTGCCGTTGCGGCACACTGTGTTCCGTCGTCGCCTACGCGCTGACCATGCTGTGCGTGTTCTGGGTCGTGCTGCGCGGGGCGGAAAGCATGGGCTACAACTGGCAATGGTACCGGGTTCCGCGCTTCATCCTGCTCCCGGACGGCAGCCCCGGCCCCCTGTTGCAGGGCGCGGGCATCACCCTGCTCGTTTCGGCTCTGGGCTTTGTCGGCGCGGCGGTCCTGGCCTTGGGCACGGCGCTGCTGCGCCTCTCGGGTTCCGTGGTCGGCCAGGCCGCGGCCCGCTGCTACCTGGAGTTGATCCGCAACACGCCGCTGCTGGTCCAGATCTTCTTTGTCTATTTCGTTCTCGCCCCGGCCGTGGGCCTCGGACGACTGCCGTCCGCCGTACTGGCCCTGGCCCTGTTCGAAGGGGCCTACGCTTCGGAAATCATCCGAGCCGGTATCCTGGCCATCCCGCGCGGCCAATGGGAAGGCGCGCTGAGTCTCGGCATGAGCAGGGCCAGCGTCTACATGCAGGTCATCCTGCCACAGGCGTTGCGCAACATCCTTCCCCCTCTGACCAGCCAGGCCGTATCGCTCATCAAAGACTCGGCGCTGGTCTCGACCATCGCCATTTACGACCTGACCATGCACGGGCAGGCCATTATCGCGGAGACGTTCCTGAGCTTTGAAATCTGGTCTGTCGTAGCGGCCATCTATCTTGTATTCACAGTCACTCTATCGTCGCTGGCCAGGCTGCTGGAAAAGCGTTCATCATCACCACACTTGGAGGGATCATGTACAGAATAA
- a CDS encoding Wzz/FepE/Etk N-terminal domain-containing protein yields the protein MTSFSEETELGYLFGVIRRRIWQMVLPAVAVFVVVAVVVALLPAKYESSATILIEGQEVPQELVRSTVTGFVEERLQTITQVVLNRANLMSIIDRVGLYQDQRKSMTSEALVEMMRKDITMEPIQAEVMSNTGRPATATIAFSVAFEGTEPAKVLQTTNTLVSLFLEENLKNREEKASTAYSFLEKQLVALRDEVAQSEELIARFKEEHLGSLPELTQLNLQTLERIERDAQAVQENIRGILERRAFLEGQLATVTPQRTLVTAEGGRVLPPAEELRALKTRYVSLTATHSDKHPEVIKLREQIAALEGSGVSVDLAEELAAARANLADLNAKYGLKHPDVQAAERRVAALEKSGAGRSRMVASSVADSADNPAWMALKSQLQATDMDLRSQQVMLADLRLRQDELTRRLENTPRVEQEYRKLERDHQNAQLKFQETSQKLMAARDSKELEEERAGEKLTLIEPPMLPEVPSKPKRMLLMLVGFVMSLGFGAGCGALAEAMDGSVRGLRSLHALTKVPLLGSIPYVATGAEVARRKRKITMAVTGMAGALAVLVLLIHVYVRPLDIIFYQILDRF from the coding sequence ATGACCAGTTTCAGTGAAGAGACCGAACTCGGATATCTGTTTGGCGTCATCCGGCGTCGTATCTGGCAGATGGTTTTGCCGGCCGTTGCCGTGTTTGTCGTGGTTGCGGTGGTGGTGGCTTTGTTGCCGGCCAAATATGAGTCCTCGGCCACGATTTTGATCGAGGGCCAGGAGGTGCCGCAGGAGCTGGTGCGTTCCACCGTGACCGGGTTCGTGGAAGAGCGGCTGCAGACCATCACGCAGGTGGTGCTGAACCGCGCCAATCTGATGAGCATCATCGACCGCGTCGGCCTGTACCAGGATCAGCGCAAGAGCATGACCTCCGAGGCCCTGGTCGAGATGATGCGTAAAGACATAACCATGGAGCCCATCCAGGCCGAAGTCATGAGCAACACGGGCCGCCCCGCCACGGCGACCATCGCCTTTTCCGTGGCCTTCGAGGGCACCGAGCCCGCCAAGGTGCTGCAGACCACCAACACGCTGGTCTCGCTTTTTCTGGAGGAGAATCTCAAGAATCGCGAGGAAAAGGCGTCCACGGCCTACTCTTTTCTCGAAAAGCAGCTCGTGGCCTTGCGTGACGAAGTGGCCCAGTCCGAGGAGCTCATCGCCCGCTTCAAGGAGGAGCATCTGGGCTCCCTGCCGGAGCTGACCCAGCTCAACCTGCAGACGCTGGAGCGCATCGAGCGCGATGCGCAGGCCGTGCAGGAGAATATTCGCGGTATCCTGGAGCGTCGGGCCTTTCTGGAAGGGCAGTTGGCCACGGTCACGCCGCAGCGCACCCTGGTCACGGCCGAAGGCGGGCGCGTGCTGCCCCCGGCCGAGGAGCTGCGGGCGCTCAAGACCAGGTACGTGTCGCTCACGGCCACGCATTCGGACAAGCACCCGGAGGTCATCAAGCTGCGCGAGCAGATCGCGGCCCTGGAGGGCAGCGGCGTAAGCGTGGACCTGGCCGAGGAGCTGGCGGCCGCACGCGCCAACTTGGCGGACCTGAATGCCAAGTATGGCCTGAAACACCCGGACGTGCAGGCGGCCGAGCGCCGCGTGGCGGCCCTGGAGAAGAGCGGCGCGGGACGCAGTCGCATGGTGGCCAGTTCCGTGGCCGACAGCGCGGACAACCCGGCCTGGATGGCCCTCAAAAGCCAGCTGCAGGCCACGGACATGGATCTGCGCAGCCAGCAGGTCATGCTCGCGGACCTGCGCCTTCGCCAGGACGAGCTGACCCGCCGCCTGGAGAACACGCCAAGGGTCGAGCAGGAATACCGCAAGCTGGAGCGCGATCATCAGAACGCCCAGCTCAAATTCCAGGAGACCTCGCAGAAGCTCATGGCCGCGCGGGATTCCAAGGAACTGGAAGAGGAGCGGGCGGGCGAGAAGCTGACCCTGATCGAACCGCCCATGCTCCCGGAAGTGCCTTCCAAGCCCAAGCGCATGCTGCTCATGCTGGTCGGTTTCGTCATGTCGCTGGGCTTCGGGGCCGGCTGCGGCGCCCTGGCCGAGGCCATGGACGGCTCGGTGCGCGGGCTGCGCAGCCTGCACGCCCTGACCAAGGTTCCGCTCCTGGGGTCCATCCCCTACGTCGCCACGGGCGCTGAAGTGGCCCGGCGCAAACGCAAGATCACCATGGCCGTGACGGGAATGGCGGGGGCGCTTGCCGTGCTGGTACTGCTCATCCACGTGTATGTGCGGCCCTTGGATATTATTTTTTATCAGATTCTGGATCGGTTTTAG
- a CDS encoding L,D-transpeptidase family protein yields MHMERFDLSCRNRACPACLQAHALPCPGVVSIVLLGLFFLTGSWATAFADDSLFWFRDGRPGREAFEAVAILADADTEGLSPRKYGAVTLGQALEASQGPEALPLGVIMRLEQDLTEAMVRYFRDLHFGQIDPRQIQENFTPPAPDRFDPLAHLQRAVREKRLREAVREAAPQVPLYGRLREALAQYRQLSEDPVFSQLWQSSLPPLPNGKLEIGESYAGMPLVVLRLIALGDLPRETVMTERYEGHIVKGIMDFQVRHGLEPDGVIGRKTYAQLGVTPSARVRQIELSMERLRWTPLLHAPRMIAVNIPEHVLEAYEVQNGTVQVQTTMRVIIGSALNMRTPLFDGRMRSIEFSPYWNVPLSIARSEVVPKILRDPSYFVRQGFEFVAADGQIITTLSMDDLEAVRSGQMRIRQRPGPRNALGDIKFIFPNKDSIFLHHTPTTHLFEKQRRDLSHGCIRVEDPVGLAKFVLQHDQVWGEERIREAMSAGVSSTLRLREPPQVVLAYNTVQVKNGGRVHFFQDIYGQDKLLDQALRRSVQTSQ; encoded by the coding sequence ATGCATATGGAGAGATTCGATTTGAGCTGTCGCAACCGTGCTTGTCCTGCGTGCCTTCAGGCCCACGCACTGCCGTGTCCGGGCGTTGTGTCCATCGTGCTGCTGGGCCTGTTTTTTTTGACGGGTTCCTGGGCGACGGCCTTTGCCGACGACAGCCTGTTCTGGTTCAGGGATGGCAGGCCGGGCAGGGAGGCGTTTGAGGCTGTCGCGATCCTGGCGGATGCCGACACCGAAGGGCTTTCGCCGCGAAAATACGGAGCAGTCACCCTTGGCCAGGCGCTGGAGGCGTCGCAGGGCCCCGAGGCTCTGCCTTTGGGCGTCATCATGCGCCTTGAGCAGGATTTGACGGAGGCGATGGTCCGCTATTTCAGAGATCTGCATTTCGGGCAGATCGATCCGCGTCAGATCCAGGAGAATTTCACACCGCCTGCCCCCGACAGGTTTGATCCGCTCGCCCACCTGCAGAGGGCGGTGCGGGAAAAGCGTCTGCGTGAGGCCGTGCGCGAGGCCGCTCCGCAGGTGCCTCTATATGGACGCTTGCGAGAGGCCCTGGCCCAATACCGCCAACTTTCCGAGGATCCGGTTTTCAGCCAGTTGTGGCAGTCGTCGCTGCCCCCGCTGCCGAACGGTAAGCTGGAAATCGGGGAATCCTACGCCGGGATGCCGCTGGTTGTGCTGCGCCTCATCGCCCTTGGCGACCTGCCGCGCGAAACAGTCATGACCGAACGCTATGAAGGCCATATCGTGAAGGGCATCATGGACTTTCAGGTCCGGCACGGGCTGGAGCCGGATGGCGTTATCGGCCGCAAGACATATGCGCAACTCGGGGTCACGCCATCCGCCCGCGTGCGCCAGATCGAGCTGTCCATGGAGAGGCTGCGCTGGACGCCGCTCCTGCATGCGCCGCGCATGATCGCCGTCAATATCCCGGAACACGTCCTGGAGGCCTACGAGGTTCAGAACGGCACGGTCCAGGTTCAGACGACGATGCGGGTTATCATCGGCAGCGCTCTCAATATGCGCACGCCGCTTTTTGACGGCCGGATGCGGTCCATCGAGTTCAGCCCCTACTGGAACGTCCCCCTGTCCATCGCGCGCTCCGAGGTCGTGCCCAAAATTTTGCGCGACCCGAGCTATTTCGTGCGGCAGGGGTTTGAATTCGTCGCTGCCGACGGCCAGATCATCACGACCTTGTCCATGGATGATCTGGAAGCCGTACGCAGTGGGCAGATGCGGATTCGGCAGCGTCCTGGCCCCAGGAATGCCCTGGGCGACATCAAGTTCATATTCCCCAACAAAGACAGCATCTTTTTGCATCATACGCCAACCACGCATCTTTTTGAAAAGCAGCGGCGCGATTTGAGCCATGGTTGCATTCGAGTGGAAGACCCGGTAGGGCTGGCGAAATTTGTCCTGCAACACGACCAGGTTTGGGGCGAAGAGCGCATCCGCGAAGCGATGAGCGCAGGCGTTTCTTCCACGCTTCGCCTGCGGGAGCCCCCGCAGGTCGTGCTGGCCTACAACACGGTGCAGGTCAAAAACGGTGGTCGCGTCCACTTTTTTCAAGACATTTACGGACAGGACAAGCTTCTTGATCAGGCCTTGCGCAGATCTGTCCAAACCAGCCAATGA
- a CDS encoding transporter substrate-binding domain-containing protein — translation MYRITAILIVCLSLSAGFMPRESSAAEKSVLDQVMERGVLRVGFDTFVPWAMKDKNGDYIGFEIDVARKVAADMGVEIELVPTKWSGIIPALLTGKFDIIIGGMGIQPSRNLKVNFSSPYEFSGMSLVASIAAAPNLSSLDDFNKPEIILSAKTGASSVAAAKKHIPKATVRMFDDEAQALQEVLNGRAHAMVASAPFPEQQAIRNKDTLYLPLQGETFAQEPIGFAVRKGDHDFLNFLNNWVLVAGTEGWLAERYAYWFKTMDWETQIK, via the coding sequence ATGTACAGAATAACCGCAATCTTAATCGTGTGTCTCAGCCTCAGCGCAGGGTTCATGCCGAGGGAGAGCTCGGCTGCTGAAAAAAGCGTACTCGACCAGGTCATGGAACGAGGGGTACTGCGCGTGGGATTCGACACCTTCGTGCCCTGGGCCATGAAGGACAAAAACGGTGACTATATCGGTTTCGAGATCGACGTGGCCCGCAAGGTGGCGGCGGACATGGGCGTCGAGATAGAATTGGTGCCCACCAAATGGTCCGGCATCATCCCGGCCCTGTTGACCGGAAAATTCGACATCATCATCGGCGGCATGGGCATCCAGCCCTCCCGCAATCTCAAGGTCAACTTCAGCAGCCCGTACGAATTCTCCGGCATGTCCCTGGTCGCAAGCATTGCGGCAGCGCCGAACCTGTCGTCGCTCGACGATTTCAACAAGCCGGAAATCATCCTGTCCGCAAAGACCGGAGCCTCCTCCGTGGCCGCAGCCAAGAAACACATACCCAAAGCCACCGTGCGCATGTTCGACGACGAGGCCCAGGCCCTGCAGGAGGTCCTGAACGGCCGGGCGCATGCCATGGTCGCATCGGCCCCCTTTCCCGAACAGCAGGCGATTCGCAACAAGGACACGTTATACCTACCGCTGCAGGGTGAAACCTTTGCCCAAGAACCCATCGGCTTTGCGGTGCGCAAGGGCGACCATGACTTCCTGAACTTTTTGAACAACTGGGTGCTTGTGGCCGGAACCGAAGGCTGGTTGGCCGAAAGATATGCATACTGGTTCAAGACCATGGACTGGGAAACCCAGATCAAGTGA
- a CDS encoding outer membrane beta-barrel protein — translation MTPCIKRLAASFLAGILILGPAAKSGVCETVVTPSIGVRTTFDDSTLGKGDSDLEFLLSPSFKVEGGSEVTRLGLQGRLDAYQYAEHEDYSRENAQLGADVSHGVSERLELRLGAKWVRDHSVESEFDESGITTEKAARNHYSATPGLTLRVSERDDVSVEGSAGLMQYESSGYTDYLSTGLTTTWSHALGDGLWRIIGQAGAQNYRFDRVDGETEQMVLSALAGFAWKASETLEFQVLGGVSQTESNVDFDWGQSMSDSQLTFSGSVSGTWTDEIWRLTLSADRSESPSTYGELITRDRLRASFGRNLTERLYLGLQLAWYMSKTAGLVQDENTQTYSIGPTLRYRLTEDITLDGGYQYTHEDDIEASEVTDRNRVYLGVTAAWPGVW, via the coding sequence ATGACGCCTTGTATCAAACGCCTTGCCGCCTCGTTTCTGGCCGGCATTCTCATCCTTGGTCCGGCCGCGAAAAGCGGCGTGTGCGAAACCGTGGTCACGCCATCCATCGGGGTGCGCACGACCTTTGACGACAGCACCCTCGGCAAGGGCGACTCGGATTTGGAATTCCTGCTCTCTCCGTCCTTCAAGGTCGAAGGGGGCTCCGAGGTGACGCGTCTGGGGCTGCAGGGACGCCTGGACGCCTATCAGTACGCCGAGCACGAGGACTACAGCCGCGAAAACGCGCAGCTCGGGGCCGACGTCTCCCATGGTGTCAGCGAGCGGTTGGAGTTGCGCCTTGGCGCGAAGTGGGTCCGCGACCACAGTGTCGAGAGCGAGTTCGACGAATCCGGCATCACCACGGAAAAGGCGGCGCGCAACCATTACTCCGCGACCCCGGGGCTGACCCTGCGCGTGAGCGAGCGTGACGACGTGTCCGTGGAGGGCAGCGCGGGGCTCATGCAGTACGAATCCTCGGGGTACACCGACTATCTGTCCACAGGCCTGACCACGACCTGGAGCCACGCCCTGGGCGACGGCCTGTGGCGGATCATCGGCCAGGCCGGGGCCCAGAACTACCGCTTCGACCGTGTCGACGGCGAGACGGAGCAGATGGTCCTCTCCGCTCTGGCCGGTTTCGCCTGGAAAGCCTCCGAGACCCTGGAATTTCAGGTTCTGGGCGGAGTCAGCCAGACCGAATCGAACGTGGATTTTGACTGGGGCCAGAGCATGAGCGACAGCCAGCTGACGTTCTCGGGATCGGTCTCGGGCACGTGGACGGACGAAATCTGGAGACTGACCTTAAGCGCGGACAGGTCCGAGTCGCCTTCGACCTACGGCGAACTCATCACCCGCGACCGCCTGCGGGCCTCTTTCGGGCGCAACCTGACCGAACGCCTTTATCTCGGGTTGCAGCTGGCCTGGTACATGTCCAAGACCGCAGGCCTGGTGCAGGACGAGAACACGCAGACCTACAGCATCGGCCCGACCCTGCGCTACCGCCTGACCGAGGACATCACCCTCGACGGCGGCTACCAGTACACCCACGAAGACGACATCGAAGCAAGCGAGGTAACGGATCGCAACCGCGTGTACCTGGGCGTGACGGCGGCATGGCCGGGGGTTTGGTGA
- a CDS encoding universal stress protein → MSMFSKILCPVDFSESSADIAKTAREFALKFNAEILVVYVAPSMIQYEIFDLPAASLPQLVGDIVSGAEKTMTEFVAKHFPDVNATGKVVSGDAAEAIVTLAQAEKADIIIMSTHGRQGLNRLLFGSVAEKVVKTSAVPVMTIRPQ, encoded by the coding sequence ATGAGCATGTTTTCCAAAATTCTCTGTCCTGTGGATTTTTCCGAATCCAGCGCGGACATAGCCAAGACTGCCAGGGAATTCGCCCTCAAATTCAATGCTGAAATTCTTGTCGTGTACGTTGCGCCCTCGATGATCCAGTACGAGATCTTCGACCTGCCTGCCGCCTCCCTGCCGCAGCTTGTCGGGGATATTGTCAGCGGGGCGGAAAAAACCATGACCGAATTCGTGGCCAAGCATTTCCCTGATGTAAATGCGACAGGAAAGGTGGTCAGCGGCGACGCGGCCGAAGCCATCGTCACCCTGGCCCAGGCGGAAAAAGCGGACATCATCATCATGTCCACGCATGGTCGCCAGGGCCTGAACCGCCTTCTTTTCGGTTCCGTGGCCGAAAAAGTCGTCAAGACATCGGCCGTGCCCGTCATGACCATCCGTCCACAATAA
- a CDS encoding polysaccharide biosynthesis/export family protein, whose protein sequence is MSFFMRVSILFFLFCATAHASQSPTFPLGSGDVLEISVWGDESLARKVLVRPDGKISFPLVGDMQAAGVSVEDLRTELETRIGEYIHGAPVTVMLIESRSSKVSVVGKVQKPGVFPMDGPMSVLQALAMAGGMTPYASTGSVRVVRTDAAGVQSYLPFDYDHVAGGKSLEQNVLLVPGDIVIVP, encoded by the coding sequence ATGAGTTTTTTCATGCGGGTCTCGATTCTTTTTTTTCTGTTTTGCGCCACAGCCCACGCCAGCCAGAGCCCGACCTTTCCCCTGGGCAGCGGAGACGTGCTCGAAATTTCCGTGTGGGGCGACGAGAGCCTGGCGCGTAAGGTGCTGGTGCGTCCGGACGGCAAGATTTCCTTTCCCCTGGTCGGGGACATGCAGGCCGCCGGGGTCAGCGTCGAGGATCTGCGGACGGAGCTTGAGACCAGGATCGGCGAATACATCCATGGCGCGCCCGTGACCGTGATGCTCATCGAGTCGCGCAGCTCAAAGGTTTCCGTGGTCGGCAAGGTGCAAAAACCCGGCGTGTTTCCCATGGACGGGCCCATGTCCGTGCTGCAGGCCCTGGCCATGGCCGGGGGGATGACGCCTTACGCCTCGACCGGTTCGGTGCGTGTCGTGCGCACGGACGCGGCGGGCGTACAAAGCTATCTTCCCTTTGACTACGACCACGTCGCGGGCGGCAAGAGCCTGGAGCAGAACGTCCTGCTCGTACCCGGCGACATCGTCATCGTCCCCTGA
- a CDS encoding YcbK family protein, producing the protein MNHSRRHFLCRMANLAAAGIVLSAAPAALAALPSQTGARSLAFEHTHTREKLRIVYAVGDKYVPEALKKLNHLLRDHYSGQVCRMDPKLFDYLFRLKQTLGSDAPFQVISGYRCPATNTKLRQKSRGGVAKRSLHMEGKALDIRISGVSLHDLRDAAKASRRGGVGFYPQDKFVHVDTGAVRSW; encoded by the coding sequence ATGAACCATTCACGCCGTCATTTCCTGTGCCGCATGGCCAATCTGGCCGCCGCCGGCATAGTGCTTTCAGCAGCCCCCGCAGCCCTGGCCGCCCTGCCTTCTCAGACCGGAGCGCGCAGCCTGGCCTTCGAGCACACGCACACCCGCGAAAAGCTGCGCATCGTATACGCAGTGGGGGACAAGTATGTTCCCGAGGCGCTCAAGAAACTCAATCATCTCCTGCGCGACCATTATTCCGGCCAGGTCTGCCGCATGGACCCGAAGCTTTTCGACTACCTGTTCAGGCTCAAGCAAACCCTTGGCAGCGATGCCCCGTTTCAGGTCATTTCCGGCTACCGCTGCCCGGCTACGAACACGAAACTGCGCCAGAAAAGCAGGGGCGGGGTCGCCAAGCGGAGCCTGCACATGGAAGGCAAGGCGCTGGACATTCGCATTTCGGGCGTCTCGCTGCATGACCTGCGCGATGCGGCCAAGGCCTCCCGCAGGGGCGGCGTGGGCTTTTACCCGCAGGACAAATTCGTGCACGTCGATACCGGAGCGGTGCGGAGCTGGTAA
- a CDS encoding PilZ domain-containing protein, with translation MTQKRPLLWLNTDLDRYLRDQDKSGGEAVAAPSAPPQTIADDSAKDRRRATRQLLTGFAVVHTLDPDGRKGRYRVAQLRDISTTGIGLRLNSTEPESFTEGREFEVLFQFSDQGKPLHMACTACRKALDEAGVIIGAVFRNPLGSLAEISC, from the coding sequence ATGACACAAAAACGTCCCCTCCTCTGGTTGAACACCGACCTTGACCGTTATTTGCGAGACCAGGACAAGTCCGGCGGCGAGGCCGTGGCTGCCCCGAGCGCCCCCCCTCAGACCATTGCCGATGACAGCGCGAAGGATCGGCGCAGAGCGACCCGGCAGCTTCTGACCGGCTTTGCCGTTGTCCACACGCTGGACCCGGACGGGCGCAAGGGGCGGTATCGGGTGGCGCAGCTGCGCGACATCTCGACTACGGGCATCGGTTTGCGCCTGAATTCGACCGAACCCGAGAGTTTCACGGAGGGTCGTGAGTTCGAGGTTCTTTTCCAGTTCTCGGATCAGGGCAAACCTCTGCACATGGCCTGCACCGCCTGTCGCAAGGCGCTGGACGAGGCCGGGGTGATCATCGGCGCGGTCTTCAGAAATCCCTTGGGATCACTGGCTGAAATCAGTTGCTGA
- the pal gene encoding peptidoglycan-associated lipoprotein Pal, producing MFVLIVLAFSLAMAGGCSKKVSSTPAGTSAASSSPDAGGLSSAQLEAQRLAELQRQAIDKIGADRIYFAFDRSELSDQSRQVLAEKAELLKTHAALSLLIEGHCDERGTNEYNMALGERRARAAYEYLVLMGIASDRITIISYGEEYPAVPGSNEEAWAKNRRDEFKASVN from the coding sequence ATGTTCGTATTGATTGTGCTGGCGTTCAGCCTTGCAATGGCCGGCGGTTGTTCCAAGAAAGTGAGCTCCACCCCTGCCGGCACTTCTGCCGCAAGTTCAAGCCCGGACGCGGGCGGCCTCAGCTCCGCACAGCTTGAAGCGCAGCGCCTGGCCGAGCTGCAGCGCCAGGCTATCGACAAGATCGGAGCCGATCGGATCTATTTTGCCTTCGACAGAAGCGAGCTGTCGGACCAGTCCCGCCAGGTCCTGGCGGAAAAGGCGGAGCTGCTGAAGACGCATGCGGCCTTAAGCCTGCTTATCGAAGGGCATTGCGACGAGCGCGGCACCAACGAGTACAACATGGCCCTTGGCGAACGCCGGGCGCGGGCGGCCTATGAATATCTGGTTCTCATGGGCATCGCTTCCGATCGTATCACGATCATCAGTTATGGCGAAGAATATCCGGCAGTTCCCGGCTCCAATGAGGAAGCCTGGGCCAAGAACAGACGCGACGAGTTCAAGGCCTCTGTCAACTAG
- a CDS encoding sigma-54-dependent transcriptional regulator, with product MGSVLIIHERSDICHMLSPAIESHGHECFSLASCADAVHVLKSNAFDIAILDIDITENPAEAVAALAKSECRPHILVITNGCNPVILEEAIRAGAWDVICAPFTQDELGQAINRCLHHRRARMGIKSHGDIKRDAIIGTSPCLEHCLDHIATAANSNVNILILGETGTGKELFANAIHENSTRATNSFIVVDCTNIPRTLAESLLFGHERGSFTGAAESRDGLFRQADGGTIFLDEIGDLDLDVQKSLLRVLQERRFRPLSSKKEVASNFRLVAATNRNLEGMVKRGEFRKDLYHRLCTNVIQLPPLRERKEDILPIASYHVRQICAELGCEEKEISYELHHALTLYDWPGNVRELINVLHATAQNGTGECRLYPQHLPVDIRARVMLKRSGRPQTGGYLVVPEVCDCTSGDGSFPCPLLPQAAASACRTPGFASTHPHLPARDVAQPGPSADSGLAAPPQERPTPKGLVGSPTEHKPGNGFAHIEGPYITLPLAPENAINAQLLPLRTVRELAMQEVEAAYLKRLVASSQGNFQRALTISGLSRARLYDLLSKHSMSISGN from the coding sequence ATGGGATCAGTACTTATCATTCATGAGCGCAGTGATATCTGTCACATGCTGAGTCCGGCCATCGAAAGCCACGGACATGAATGCTTTTCCCTTGCCTCCTGTGCCGATGCCGTTCATGTCCTTAAAAGCAACGCATTCGACATCGCCATTCTTGATATCGACATCACGGAAAATCCCGCTGAAGCAGTAGCGGCACTGGCCAAATCCGAGTGCAGGCCGCACATCCTGGTCATCACAAACGGCTGCAATCCAGTGATACTGGAAGAGGCCATCCGGGCCGGGGCATGGGACGTCATCTGCGCCCCTTTCACCCAGGACGAACTCGGCCAGGCCATCAACCGTTGCCTGCACCATCGTCGCGCCAGAATGGGGATAAAGAGCCATGGCGACATCAAGCGCGATGCCATCATCGGGACCAGCCCGTGCCTGGAGCATTGCCTGGACCACATCGCCACCGCAGCGAACAGCAACGTCAACATCCTCATTCTGGGCGAGACCGGGACCGGCAAGGAACTCTTCGCCAACGCCATCCACGAGAACAGCACCCGGGCGACGAACAGCTTCATCGTCGTGGACTGCACCAACATCCCGAGGACCCTGGCCGAGAGCCTGCTCTTCGGTCACGAGCGCGGCTCGTTCACCGGGGCTGCCGAATCGCGGGACGGCCTCTTCCGCCAGGCCGACGGGGGGACCATTTTCCTGGACGAGATCGGCGACCTGGATCTTGATGTGCAGAAGTCCCTGCTACGGGTCCTGCAGGAACGCCGCTTCCGCCCATTGAGCTCCAAAAAGGAAGTCGCCAGCAATTTCAGATTGGTTGCGGCCACCAACCGCAATCTTGAAGGCATGGTCAAGCGGGGCGAGTTCCGCAAGGACCTGTATCATCGGCTGTGCACCAACGTGATCCAACTTCCGCCTCTGCGCGAACGAAAGGAAGATATCCTGCCCATTGCAAGCTATCATGTGCGCCAGATTTGCGCCGAACTCGGCTGCGAGGAAAAGGAGATCTCCTACGAACTGCACCACGCCCTGACCCTGTACGACTGGCCTGGCAATGTGCGTGAACTGATCAACGTCCTGCACGCCACGGCGCAGAACGGCACGGGCGAATGCAGGCTCTACCCCCAGCACCTGCCCGTGGACATCCGCGCCAGGGTGATGCTCAAGCGCTCCGGCAGGCCCCAGACCGGCGGCTACCTCGTGGTCCCCGAAGTATGCGACTGCACGTCCGGCGACGGAAGCTTCCCCTGCCCGCTCCTGCCGCAGGCAGCCGCCTCGGCTTGCCGGACACCGGGCTTTGCGAGCACACACCCGCATCTGCCAGCCAGGGACGTCGCCCAACCCGGGCCGAGCGCCGACAGCGGCCTTGCAGCGCCTCCGCAAGAGCGTCCGACACCCAAAGGGCTTGTGGGTTCGCCCACGGAGCACAAACCCGGGAACGGCTTCGCGCACATCGAGGGCCCCTACATCACCCTGCCCCTGGCCCCGGAAAACGCCATTAATGCGCAACTGCTCCCTTTGCGCACAGTCCGAGAACTGGCCATGCAGGAAGTGGAGGCCGCCTACTTGAAACGTCTGGTGGCCAGCAGCCAAGGCAACTTCCAACGCGCCCTGACCATCTCCGGCCTCTCCCGCGCCCGCCTCTACGACCTGCTCAGCAAGCACAGCATGAGCATCAGCGGGAACTGA